A region from the Sandaracinus amylolyticus genome encodes:
- the dnaJ gene encoding molecular chaperone DnaJ has product MAKRDYYEVLGVERTATLAEIKKAYKKLALELHPDRNPGDATAEERFKEASEAYGVLQDQEKRAVYDRYGHQGLQGQAGFGNVDDIFSSFQEIFGDLFGFGGGFGGGRARRDGPTRGADLRTGVVLTMAEAAFGAQKEVTVQFPSPCTACDGTGAEGGKVQVCQTCKGAGQVAHARGGFFLGTTCPTCHGMGRIATKACAECGGRAEVPVERKVKVAIPGGIDEGQSLRLAGQGQPGRKGGPAGHLYVTVQIEPDPRFVRDGNELLHELHVSFTQAALGASLKVPTLDGEAELKLPAGMQPGEHVKVRGQGIPRLDGRGRGDLVCVIQVDVPKKLSAKAKKLLLELQETFDKEG; this is encoded by the coding sequence ATGGCCAAGCGCGACTACTACGAAGTGCTCGGGGTCGAGCGGACCGCGACGCTGGCCGAGATCAAGAAGGCCTACAAGAAGCTCGCGCTCGAGCTCCACCCGGACCGCAACCCCGGCGACGCGACCGCCGAGGAGCGCTTCAAGGAAGCGAGCGAGGCGTACGGTGTCCTCCAGGATCAGGAGAAGCGCGCCGTCTACGATCGTTACGGCCACCAGGGCCTGCAGGGCCAGGCCGGGTTCGGCAACGTCGACGACATCTTCTCCAGCTTCCAGGAGATCTTCGGCGATCTGTTCGGGTTCGGCGGCGGCTTCGGCGGCGGACGCGCTCGTCGCGACGGCCCCACGCGCGGCGCGGACCTGCGCACCGGCGTGGTGCTCACGATGGCCGAAGCCGCGTTCGGCGCGCAGAAGGAAGTCACCGTGCAGTTCCCCTCGCCGTGCACGGCGTGCGACGGAACCGGCGCGGAAGGCGGCAAGGTCCAGGTCTGCCAGACCTGCAAGGGCGCCGGTCAGGTCGCGCACGCGCGCGGCGGGTTCTTCCTCGGGACGACGTGCCCGACGTGCCATGGAATGGGGCGCATCGCGACGAAGGCGTGCGCCGAGTGCGGCGGTCGCGCCGAGGTCCCGGTCGAGCGCAAGGTGAAGGTCGCGATCCCGGGCGGCATCGACGAAGGCCAGAGCCTCCGTCTCGCCGGGCAGGGTCAGCCCGGTCGCAAAGGCGGGCCTGCGGGCCACCTCTACGTGACGGTGCAGATCGAGCCGGATCCGCGCTTCGTGCGCGACGGCAACGAGCTGCTGCACGAGCTGCACGTGTCGTTCACCCAGGCCGCGCTCGGCGCGTCGCTGAAGGTCCCGACGCTCGACGGCGAGGCCGAGCTGAAGCTGCCCGCGGGCATGCAGCCGGGCGAGCACGTGAAGGTGCGCGGCCAGGGCATCCCGCGCCTCGACGGGCGCGGGCGTGGCGACCTGGTCTGCGTGATCCAGGTCGACGTCCCGAAGAAGCTGAGCGCGAAGGCGAAGAAGCTCCTGCTCGAGCTGCAGGAGACGTTCGACAAGGAAGGATGA
- a CDS encoding patatin-like phospholipase family protein has translation MTRARPTLREWLHEGPFALAMSSGFFGFFAHTGVLSVLEDEGLVPSRASGSSAGALVAGAWASGVDATTLGRELEALRREHFWDPGLGAGLLRGALFRAKLESMLPARRFERARVPITISTHDVAWNRTRVIDAGDLAAAIHASCAVPLMFHPVRVDGRWLVDGGVSDRPGLRGVPERERVLFHHLASRSPWRRKNDPALEVPQRAGLVALVIEDLPRVGPYRLGEGLRAMKAARDATRVALDRVIEGSIVSAPAAS, from the coding sequence ATGACGCGCGCGCGTCCGACGCTGCGCGAGTGGCTCCACGAGGGGCCTTTCGCGCTCGCGATGTCGTCCGGGTTCTTCGGGTTCTTCGCGCACACGGGGGTGCTCTCGGTGCTCGAGGACGAAGGGCTCGTCCCTTCGCGCGCATCGGGGTCGAGCGCGGGCGCGCTGGTCGCGGGCGCGTGGGCCTCGGGGGTCGACGCGACGACGCTCGGGCGCGAGCTCGAGGCGCTGCGACGCGAGCACTTCTGGGATCCCGGGCTCGGCGCGGGGCTCCTCCGCGGCGCGCTCTTCCGCGCGAAGCTCGAGTCGATGTTGCCGGCGCGTCGCTTCGAGCGCGCGCGCGTGCCGATCACGATCTCGACGCACGACGTCGCCTGGAACCGGACCCGCGTGATCGACGCGGGCGATCTCGCGGCCGCGATCCATGCGTCGTGCGCGGTGCCGCTGATGTTCCATCCGGTGCGCGTGGACGGGCGCTGGCTCGTCGATGGCGGCGTGTCGGATCGGCCCGGGCTGCGCGGCGTGCCCGAGCGCGAGCGCGTGCTCTTCCATCACCTCGCATCGCGCTCGCCGTGGCGCCGGAAGAACGATCCCGCGCTCGAGGTGCCGCAGCGCGCGGGGCTCGTCGCGCTGGTGATCGAGGATCTCCCGCGCGTGGGGCCCTATCGGCTCGGCGAAGGTCTGCGCGCGATGAAAGCGGCGCGTGATGCGACGCGCGTCGCGCTCGATCGCGTGATCGAGGGCTCGATCGTCAGCGCGCCGGCAGCGTCGTAG
- a CDS encoding transglycosylase SLT domain-containing protein, producing the protein MVGAASRRTLLGALAALCVTCHSQVSPTPSHADPEPAPPESAPSGFDADVARVDPTCALGTARARLDANDAVEARRIALAASAREGEPDRDALVWIAARGAERAGEVPRAIEAWSSIDAATPLGGWARLAAARAALETDPATAATLLAPLGDLDFPARDEARALEALARARAGAEDGDARLRAAIPNARNATRVELERALADLLASRDDVAARVEALSLLRGIDARGPSTRAGREALERANEVLASLPAERRRSLASPSIEQQIARADALAAAMDHQGAEDAYAALVPRLRDDRARRCDVRLAQGRSMYRRRARREASTLLVTVADECREHEDVRAWARYYAAKSYSALQAYPEAIAQYDVLAEELPGHRLADDALINAARLSEERADPDGMRARLTRVVSEFVGGDMRGEARFLLAWNARREGRLADALAQLDAALAEGPGAHEASGEGAEDVRGRAAYWRGRVLEQLDRASDAAAQYEALARALPLAYYAQHAVARLATIDAARARAVMPATSRSLPPLRFARRAELDRPAFARAVALLRAGEITWAERELEHAGLLAADATPDALWLAAALLDRAGAHSKAMELARRRLRAPLMASMPEGRALALWRIAYPRAYHPLIDDAAQNEGVPASFVRAIAREESSFRPEAVSVAHAYGLMQIIRPTAQRVARPLGLPSDPGALRTPEVNVRIGARYVSGLRRRYDPQHALVPAAYNAGEGAVDRWLRERGDRALDEFIEEIPYDETRRYSRRVLQTWGIYSWLDEGQLPSWPTTLPAR; encoded by the coding sequence ATGGTCGGGGCTGCGTCGCGTCGCACGCTGCTCGGCGCGCTCGCCGCGCTGTGCGTGACGTGTCACTCGCAAGTGAGCCCCACACCGTCGCACGCCGACCCCGAGCCTGCGCCGCCCGAGAGCGCACCGTCGGGGTTCGATGCCGACGTGGCGCGTGTGGATCCCACGTGTGCGCTGGGCACGGCGCGCGCGCGCCTCGATGCGAACGATGCGGTCGAGGCCCGGCGCATCGCGCTCGCTGCGTCGGCGCGCGAGGGTGAGCCCGATCGCGACGCGTTGGTGTGGATCGCGGCGCGCGGCGCGGAGCGCGCAGGAGAAGTGCCGCGCGCCATCGAGGCGTGGTCGTCGATCGACGCTGCGACGCCGCTCGGTGGCTGGGCGCGGCTCGCGGCGGCGCGCGCGGCGCTCGAGACCGATCCGGCGACCGCCGCGACGCTGCTCGCGCCGCTGGGCGATCTCGACTTCCCTGCTCGCGACGAGGCGCGCGCGCTCGAAGCGCTCGCGCGCGCACGCGCCGGCGCGGAGGACGGAGACGCACGCCTGCGCGCAGCGATTCCGAACGCGCGCAACGCGACGCGCGTCGAGCTCGAGCGTGCGCTCGCGGACCTGCTCGCATCACGCGACGACGTCGCTGCGCGCGTCGAGGCGCTCTCGCTGCTGCGCGGGATCGACGCGCGCGGACCGAGCACGCGTGCAGGGCGCGAGGCGCTCGAGCGCGCGAACGAGGTGCTCGCGTCGCTGCCCGCGGAGCGCCGGCGCTCGCTCGCATCGCCCTCGATCGAGCAGCAGATCGCGCGCGCCGATGCCCTCGCTGCAGCGATGGACCACCAGGGCGCGGAGGACGCGTACGCCGCGCTCGTGCCGCGGTTGCGCGACGATCGTGCGCGTCGCTGCGACGTGCGTCTCGCGCAGGGACGCTCGATGTATCGCAGGCGCGCGCGCCGTGAGGCATCGACGCTGCTCGTCACCGTGGCCGACGAGTGCCGCGAGCACGAGGACGTGCGCGCGTGGGCGCGCTACTACGCGGCGAAGTCGTACTCGGCGCTCCAGGCGTACCCCGAGGCGATCGCGCAGTACGACGTGCTCGCCGAGGAGCTCCCCGGCCATCGCCTCGCCGACGACGCGCTGATCAACGCGGCGCGCCTCTCGGAGGAGCGCGCCGATCCCGACGGGATGCGCGCGCGTCTGACGCGCGTCGTGAGCGAGTTCGTCGGCGGCGACATGCGCGGCGAAGCGCGCTTTCTGCTCGCGTGGAACGCGCGGCGCGAGGGGCGCCTCGCGGACGCGCTGGCGCAGCTCGATGCGGCGCTCGCCGAAGGCCCGGGCGCGCACGAAGCGAGCGGGGAGGGCGCCGAGGACGTGCGCGGGCGCGCGGCGTACTGGCGCGGTCGCGTGCTCGAGCAGCTCGATCGAGCGAGCGATGCGGCGGCGCAGTACGAGGCGCTCGCGCGCGCGCTGCCTCTCGCGTACTACGCGCAGCACGCGGTCGCGCGGCTCGCGACGATCGACGCGGCGCGCGCGCGCGCGGTGATGCCCGCCACGAGCAGGTCGCTCCCGCCGCTTCGGTTCGCGCGCCGCGCGGAGCTCGATCGCCCGGCGTTCGCGCGTGCGGTCGCGCTCTTGCGCGCAGGGGAGATCACGTGGGCCGAGCGCGAGCTCGAGCACGCGGGACTGCTCGCCGCCGACGCGACGCCGGACGCGCTCTGGCTCGCCGCTGCGCTCCTCGATCGCGCGGGCGCGCACAGCAAGGCGATGGAGCTCGCCCGCCGTCGCCTGCGCGCGCCGCTCATGGCGTCGATGCCCGAGGGGCGCGCGCTCGCGCTCTGGCGCATCGCGTATCCGCGCGCCTATCACCCGCTGATCGACGACGCCGCACAGAACGAGGGCGTCCCCGCGTCGTTCGTGCGCGCGATCGCGCGCGAGGAGTCGAGCTTCCGACCCGAGGCGGTCAGCGTCGCGCACGCATACGGGCTCATGCAGATCATCCGACCGACTGCGCAGCGCGTCGCGCGTCCGCTCGGTCTGCCCAGCGATCCCGGCGCGCTGCGGACGCCCGAGGTCAACGTGCGCATCGGCGCGCGCTACGTGAGCGGGCTGCGTCGTCGCTACGACCCGCAGCACGCGCTCGTGCCCGCGGCGTACAACGCGGGCGAGGGCGCGGTCGACCGCTGGCTGCGCGAGCGCGGCGATCGCGCGCTCGACGAGTTCATCGAGGAGATCCCGTACGACGAGACGCGCCGCTACTCGCGACGCGTGCTGCAGACGTGGGGCATCTACTCGTGGCTCGACGAGGGACAGCTGCCGAGCTGGCCTACGACGCTGCCGGCGCGCTGA
- a CDS encoding ABC transporter permease yields MDYALTIGLRYLRSKKKKTVSVITFIAVSGVALGVAALLVVMSITSGFQVEFRNKVLGVNAHVLVMKYGLDFEEYEDVMARAMEMPEVAGAAPFVINEMMLARGDRIAGVLVKGVDPVAMPTVLDLPTQLVDGSLEGLRREGAAPPRRPDDEGGARTEGLDLDAFLERIADGSAPEDAARATESAASAPAPSQEEQTPDDDEPLDELPVVRVPTPEEAEAALEGTDTSVSDGPVEDVLFEDTEAQVTPTESLPGVVVGATLARTLDLHVGDRVSVISPLSGLDTSMFHAEARTPRSREFRVIGVFEAGFQEYDSRLVYADLYEAQAFFDHGDSVTGVEIRLHDLEQAPAISRRLERVLGGGPYHTLDWQELNHNLFTALEIQKVMLSLVIATIIFIAAFNVIATLIMIVLEKKREIAILKAMGAHDLHVLVVFLVQGLIIGLVGTVIGLALGGGVSFWLESYRFPLDPHVYLIDHVPVRTSMSEFGTTVLIALGICLVATLLPSWWAARLLPAEGVRYE; encoded by the coding sequence ATGGACTACGCCCTCACGATCGGCCTGCGTTACCTGCGGTCGAAGAAGAAGAAGACCGTCTCGGTCATCACGTTCATCGCGGTCTCGGGCGTCGCGCTCGGCGTCGCGGCGCTGCTCGTCGTCATGTCGATCACGAGCGGCTTCCAGGTCGAGTTCCGCAACAAGGTGCTCGGCGTCAACGCGCACGTGCTCGTCATGAAGTACGGCCTCGACTTCGAGGAGTACGAGGACGTGATGGCGCGCGCGATGGAGATGCCGGAGGTCGCCGGCGCCGCGCCGTTCGTGATCAACGAGATGATGCTCGCGCGCGGCGATCGCATCGCGGGCGTGCTCGTGAAGGGCGTCGATCCGGTCGCGATGCCCACGGTGCTCGATCTCCCGACCCAGCTCGTCGACGGATCGCTCGAAGGTCTGCGTCGCGAGGGCGCCGCGCCGCCGCGGAGGCCCGACGACGAAGGTGGTGCGCGCACCGAGGGCCTCGATCTCGATGCGTTCCTCGAGCGCATCGCGGACGGGAGCGCGCCCGAGGACGCAGCGCGCGCGACCGAGTCCGCGGCGAGCGCGCCGGCGCCGAGCCAGGAAGAACAGACGCCCGACGACGACGAGCCGCTCGACGAGCTCCCGGTCGTGCGCGTGCCGACCCCCGAGGAGGCCGAGGCCGCGCTCGAAGGGACCGACACCAGCGTGTCCGACGGGCCGGTGGAGGACGTGCTCTTCGAGGACACCGAGGCGCAGGTCACGCCGACCGAGTCACTGCCGGGCGTGGTCGTCGGCGCGACGCTCGCGCGCACGCTCGACCTCCACGTCGGCGATCGCGTCAGCGTGATCAGCCCGCTCTCCGGGCTCGACACCTCGATGTTCCACGCCGAGGCGCGCACCCCGCGCTCGCGCGAGTTCCGCGTGATCGGCGTCTTCGAGGCGGGCTTCCAGGAGTACGACTCGCGCCTCGTCTACGCCGATCTCTACGAGGCGCAGGCGTTCTTCGATCACGGCGACAGCGTCACGGGCGTCGAGATCCGACTGCACGATCTCGAGCAGGCCCCGGCGATCTCGCGTCGCCTCGAGCGCGTGTTGGGCGGCGGGCCGTACCACACGCTCGACTGGCAGGAGCTCAACCACAACCTCTTCACCGCGCTCGAGATCCAGAAGGTGATGCTGAGCCTGGTGATCGCGACGATCATCTTCATCGCCGCGTTCAACGTGATCGCGACGCTGATCATGATCGTGCTCGAGAAGAAGCGCGAGATCGCGATCCTGAAGGCGATGGGCGCGCACGACCTGCACGTGCTCGTCGTGTTCCTGGTGCAGGGGCTGATCATCGGGCTGGTGGGCACCGTGATCGGGCTCGCGCTCGGCGGAGGCGTCTCGTTCTGGCTCGAGAGCTATCGCTTCCCGCTCGATCCGCACGTGTACCTGATCGACCACGTGCCGGTGCGGACGAGCATGTCGGAGTTCGGCACGACGGTGCTGATCGCGCTGGGGATCTGCCTCGTCGCGACGCTCCTGCCGAGCTGGTGGGCCGCGCGTCTGCTGCCCGCGGAAGGCGTTCGCTACGAATGA
- a CDS encoding XRE family transcriptional regulator, which produces MLKDLLETAQLTKGACAKIIGVSPRVLDEWIAGQKTIPAGYARSLSELFGTPVPALARRGELPSPTQMAGVWFRMREDRVSATDRTYVAVLRRLAHSCDQFECATTGSSPSMMWRNVFWGAKRKAMDETASPAEQGRIAARALRTERGLSQGATGIGSVFRQHLRHLGVLVVETPVPDSKIEGCSFYVQSGPQAIRPSIFANSFRSSWFHRNFVLCHEIAHLIFDAESEGASIDFKTEDESSIGSLSESVTEQRADAFAQEMLVPASVLRHVAQASGINWKRLEAEDLATLVAKLEVEARVILRAAVEGKFLDAEGAARAQTLDYRAHLEQLTERALPAMKYFGRHPEKKSDWLEKRTATAVGVPLYLPPSYVQAVVGAVERGTVSWSKGAELLMVDRRTFMERFGDRVPGIE; this is translated from the coding sequence ATGCTGAAGGACCTTCTCGAGACTGCGCAGCTGACCAAGGGCGCGTGCGCCAAGATCATCGGGGTGAGCCCGCGCGTGCTCGACGAGTGGATCGCGGGTCAGAAGACCATCCCCGCAGGGTACGCGCGCTCGCTGAGCGAGTTGTTTGGAACGCCGGTGCCCGCGCTCGCACGACGAGGCGAGCTGCCGAGCCCGACCCAGATGGCCGGGGTGTGGTTCCGGATGCGTGAGGACCGCGTATCCGCCACAGATCGGACGTACGTCGCGGTGCTTCGCCGGCTGGCGCATTCCTGCGATCAGTTCGAATGCGCCACCACCGGCTCCTCGCCTTCGATGATGTGGCGAAACGTCTTCTGGGGTGCGAAGCGCAAGGCGATGGACGAGACCGCGTCTCCTGCGGAGCAGGGACGGATCGCGGCGCGCGCACTGCGCACCGAGCGGGGCCTGTCGCAGGGAGCGACCGGCATCGGCAGTGTCTTTCGGCAGCACCTCCGTCATCTCGGCGTCCTCGTGGTGGAAACGCCCGTTCCGGACTCGAAGATCGAAGGCTGTAGCTTCTACGTTCAGTCCGGGCCGCAGGCGATCCGTCCGTCGATTTTCGCGAACTCGTTCCGCAGCAGCTGGTTCCATCGGAACTTCGTGCTGTGCCACGAGATCGCGCACCTCATCTTCGACGCCGAGTCGGAAGGGGCATCGATCGATTTCAAGACCGAGGACGAGAGCTCCATCGGCTCGCTGTCGGAATCGGTCACAGAGCAGCGTGCCGACGCCTTCGCTCAGGAGATGCTGGTCCCGGCGAGCGTCCTTCGCCACGTCGCACAGGCATCCGGCATCAACTGGAAGCGCCTCGAGGCCGAGGACCTCGCGACGCTCGTCGCGAAGCTCGAGGTCGAGGCGCGCGTGATCTTGAGGGCCGCCGTGGAGGGCAAGTTCCTCGATGCGGAAGGCGCAGCTCGCGCGCAGACGCTCGACTACCGCGCGCACCTTGAGCAGCTGACGGAACGGGCGCTGCCCGCGATGAAGTACTTCGGGCGCCATCCTGAGAAGAAGTCGGATTGGCTCGAGAAGCGCACCGCGACGGCGGTCGGTGTGCCTCTGTACCTGCCGCCTTCGTACGTTCAGGCCGTGGTCGGTGCCGTCGAGCGTGGGACGGTGAGCTGGTCGAAGGGCGCCGAGCTTTTGATGGTTGATCGTCGCACCTTCATGGAGCGGTTCGGAGATCGAGTGCCCGGGATCGAGTAG
- a CDS encoding tyrosine-type recombinase/integrase: protein MQRLPDGRYRLRGEYVDPKTGKRRELDRRVEAADDLDAASIRAKLLDEATAGRAERRARARLGEALDAWLASKVLTIRPSTHDRYTTAVEKWKGAIGEYFLDAIEPDDVRGVLAGWRDNERATETINGRLRVLRTFAKDTRAPHIVDGVAALPTTLEEDEAAEDEGRGLTVDELRSLLDVGPRAPLLLLREDKKTPRFKTLPKGWARAWALVATLAWTGLRPAEAAALRWDDVDLEAGVLRIRRSHWRGIIGHPKARASKRRVAIAPELASLLRAHRETMLRQQWAGTESGLVFPSPRYGRPSKAKRRKGELVELTTNTYARKTIEKMIEAAGIDLGERPALYCLRHTMNNLVRQHATEEVRRSIIGHAEEVETYTHVAIEEQRAAFSRVTAVVRARALSEA, encoded by the coding sequence GTGCAGCGGCTCCCGGACGGCCGCTACCGGCTGCGCGGGGAGTACGTCGACCCGAAGACCGGGAAGCGCCGCGAGCTCGATCGCAGGGTGGAGGCAGCGGACGACCTGGATGCGGCATCGATCCGCGCGAAGCTGCTCGACGAAGCGACGGCGGGCCGCGCCGAACGAAGGGCACGCGCTCGCCTCGGTGAGGCGCTCGACGCGTGGCTCGCGTCGAAGGTCCTCACGATCCGACCGAGCACGCACGACCGCTACACGACGGCCGTCGAGAAGTGGAAGGGCGCGATCGGCGAGTACTTCCTCGACGCGATCGAGCCCGACGACGTGCGCGGCGTGCTCGCCGGGTGGCGCGACAACGAGCGCGCGACCGAGACCATCAACGGGAGGCTCCGCGTGCTGCGCACGTTCGCGAAGGACACGCGCGCGCCGCACATCGTCGACGGCGTCGCGGCGCTCCCGACGACTCTCGAGGAGGACGAGGCGGCCGAGGACGAGGGCCGCGGCCTCACCGTCGACGAGCTGCGCTCGCTGCTCGACGTCGGTCCGCGCGCGCCGCTCCTCCTGCTGCGCGAGGACAAGAAGACGCCGCGGTTCAAGACGCTGCCGAAGGGGTGGGCGCGCGCGTGGGCGTTGGTCGCGACGCTCGCGTGGACGGGGCTCCGCCCGGCCGAGGCGGCCGCGCTGCGATGGGACGACGTCGACCTCGAGGCCGGCGTGCTCCGCATCCGGCGCTCGCACTGGCGCGGCATCATCGGGCACCCGAAGGCGCGCGCGTCGAAGCGCCGCGTCGCGATCGCGCCCGAGCTCGCGTCGCTCCTGCGCGCGCACCGCGAGACGATGCTGCGCCAGCAGTGGGCCGGGACCGAGAGCGGCCTCGTGTTCCCGTCGCCGCGCTACGGGCGGCCGAGCAAGGCGAAGCGCCGCAAGGGCGAGCTCGTCGAGCTCACGACGAACACGTACGCGCGGAAGACGATCGAGAAAATGATCGAGGCGGCCGGGATCGATCTCGGCGAGCGGCCCGCCCTCTACTGCCTGCGGCACACGATGAACAACCTCGTGCGCCAGCACGCGACCGAGGAGGTGCGTCGCTCGATCATCGGTCACGCCGAGGAGGTCGAGACGTACACGCACGTCGCGATCGAAGAGCAGCGCGCAGCCTTCTCGCGGGTGACCGCGGTAGTGCGGGCTCGAGCACTCAGCGAGGCGTGA
- a CDS encoding DEAD/DEAH box helicase, whose amino-acid sequence MSAARDLAREPRAFGTARLVIGDDGRRWWSIEAAPSVMLRLRRLFQGSARSGKRIVVADTLEACRDIEWVCERWRLSIEPADYAAERAGRHREAEEAVERILAAGYLPRTFDLAIQPREYQRRAAELALRTRQLLLADDVGLGKTASAICALTDPTARPALVVTLTHLPKQWEAELARFAPGMRVHRIRDGAIYDIAAWGPRRRKRRAGQLEIAGTEPKLPDVIVTSYSKLAKWADVLAPIAKSVVFDEVQELRKHGSNKYEAATQIAQAVDLRVGLSATPIYNYGAEMFNVLEVLAPGALGSWPEFAATWCGSEGADREKAELKDPRAFGAWAREQGFMLRRTRADVGRELPAVTRAAQHVDCDAKPLEEIQGRAAELAKIILAQDQKGFDKMKAGGELDWQLRRATGIAKAPFVADFLRLLVESGERVLCFAWHHAVYDVIEERLKDLGVARYTGEESATQKDAARAAFVDGKARVLLMSLRSGAGLDGLQSVCRTVVFAELDWSPGVHEQCIGRVHRDGQTDPVVAYYLTTDQGSDPIVMDVLGVKRVQVEGLRNPDAEIAAAQQIDPDHIRKLAESFLAKRSDDDA is encoded by the coding sequence GTGAGCGCCGCGCGCGATCTCGCGCGCGAGCCGCGCGCCTTCGGCACCGCCCGCCTCGTCATCGGAGATGACGGTCGCCGGTGGTGGTCCATCGAGGCCGCGCCGTCGGTGATGCTGCGCCTGCGCCGCCTCTTCCAGGGATCGGCGCGCAGCGGCAAGCGCATCGTCGTCGCCGACACGCTCGAGGCCTGTCGCGACATCGAGTGGGTCTGCGAGCGCTGGCGTCTGTCGATCGAGCCCGCCGACTACGCGGCCGAGCGCGCGGGCCGCCACCGTGAGGCGGAGGAAGCCGTCGAGCGCATCCTCGCGGCCGGCTACCTGCCGCGCACCTTCGACCTCGCGATCCAGCCGCGCGAGTACCAGCGCCGCGCGGCCGAGCTCGCCCTCCGCACGCGGCAGCTCCTGCTCGCCGACGACGTGGGCCTCGGCAAGACCGCCTCGGCAATCTGCGCGCTGACCGATCCGACGGCGCGCCCGGCGCTCGTGGTCACGCTTACCCACCTGCCGAAGCAGTGGGAGGCCGAGCTCGCGCGCTTCGCGCCGGGCATGCGCGTGCACCGGATCCGCGACGGCGCGATCTACGACATTGCGGCGTGGGGCCCGCGCCGCCGCAAGCGGCGCGCGGGGCAGCTCGAGATCGCGGGGACCGAGCCGAAGCTCCCTGACGTGATCGTCACGTCGTACTCGAAGCTCGCGAAGTGGGCCGACGTGCTCGCGCCGATCGCGAAGTCGGTCGTGTTCGACGAGGTGCAGGAGCTGCGCAAGCACGGCTCGAACAAGTACGAGGCCGCGACGCAGATCGCGCAGGCCGTCGACCTGCGCGTCGGGCTCTCCGCGACGCCCATCTACAACTACGGCGCCGAGATGTTCAACGTGCTCGAGGTGCTCGCGCCGGGCGCGCTCGGCAGCTGGCCCGAGTTCGCCGCGACGTGGTGCGGGAGCGAGGGTGCGGACCGCGAGAAGGCAGAGCTAAAGGACCCGCGCGCGTTCGGCGCGTGGGCTCGAGAGCAGGGCTTCATGCTGCGCCGCACCCGCGCCGACGTCGGCCGCGAGCTGCCCGCGGTGACGCGCGCCGCGCAGCACGTCGACTGCGACGCGAAGCCGCTCGAGGAGATCCAGGGCCGCGCCGCCGAGCTCGCGAAGATCATCCTCGCGCAGGACCAGAAGGGCTTCGACAAGATGAAGGCCGGCGGCGAGCTCGATTGGCAGCTCCGCCGCGCGACCGGGATCGCGAAGGCGCCGTTCGTCGCCGACTTCCTGCGCCTGCTCGTGGAGAGCGGCGAGCGCGTGCTCTGCTTCGCGTGGCACCACGCCGTCTACGACGTCATCGAGGAGCGCCTCAAAGACCTCGGCGTCGCGCGCTACACGGGCGAGGAGAGCGCGACGCAGAAGGACGCCGCGCGCGCGGCGTTCGTCGACGGCAAGGCGCGCGTGCTGCTCATGTCGCTGCGCTCGGGCGCGGGACTCGACGGGCTGCAGTCGGTCTGCCGCACCGTCGTGTTCGCCGAGCTCGATTGGTCGCCGGGCGTGCACGAGCAGTGCATCGGCCGCGTGCACCGCGACGGCCAGACCGACCCCGTCGTCGCCTACTACCTCACGACCGATCAGGGCTCCGACCCGATCGTGATGGACGTGCTCGGCGTGAAGCGCGTGCAGGTCGAAGGCCTGCGGAACCCCGACGCCGAGATCGCGGCCGCGCAGCAGATCGACCCCGACCACATCCGGAAGCTCGCCGAGAGCTTCCTCGCGAAGAGGAGCGACGACGATGCGTGA